One Aspergillus oryzae RIB40 DNA, chromosome 2 genomic window carries:
- a CDS encoding MFS transporter (synaptic vesicle transporter SVOP and related transporters (major facilitator superfamily)), giving the protein MVYDPNRDEAMAQSKERLESSDYAERPPTSDTTDSTSTTSSVDYDPQLHTLRSRATEVDLERHTTRASDALSRIHTQRLQHALTVGESVKSHPSKAPLPPFGAGKPYPPPLPAREDYVVEFDGKDDPLYPQNWPLKRKVYISAILAFTSICSTFDSAIFSSSSKSVANAFGVGLEVSTLSSSLYIIGYASGPLIWAPMSELQGRRLPIVIAMMGFGIFNIAVAVAKDLQTLMISRFFCGIFGSCPLAVVAAVFSDIYDNRTRGVAIAVFSSTVFLGPLIAPFIGGFINMSYLGWRYTAYIPAFMGFFAFALNVFFLKESYPPVILISKASELRRRTKNWGIHAKQEEIEVDLKDLIINNFSRPLRLLINEPLILAVTVYLSFIYGLLYCFLTAYTLVFQGVHGMNAGVGGLPLFGMVVGLFIAAGYIILSSGSYNKKLEANGGIPVPEWRLPPVILAGALFAAGLFWFGWTGFTDSIHWIVPTLSGLFTGFGLLIIFIQLFNYLIDTYLMFAASAIAANTFVRSLVASSFPLFSRQMFNNMGIQWASTLLGCLAAILVPIPVAFFFFGKRLRMKSKYAPIYEKAEEPMSDENEIAAETNGPLRE; this is encoded by the exons ATGGTCTATGATCCGAATCGGGACGAGGCCATGGCCCAGAGCAAAGAACGATTGGAGTCTTCCGACTACGCCGAGAGACCCCCAACTTCCGATACAACCGATTCgacctccaccaccagctccgTGGATTATGATCCTCAGTTGCACACCCTCCGTTCGCGCGCCACCGAAGTTGATCTCGAACGCCATACCACCAGGGCCTCGGATGCCCTGAGTCGCATTCACACCCAGCGCCTTCAACATGCCCTCACCGTCGGTGAAAGCGTCAAGTCTCATCCCTCCAAGGCTCCATTGCCCCCATTTGGCGCCGGAAAGCCCTATCCACCCCCTTTACCGGCACGGGAGGACTACGTGGTGGAGTTCGATGGGAAAGACGATCCCTTATACCCCCAGAACTGGCCcttgaagagaaa AGTCTATATTAGTGCCATCCTCGCCTTTACCAGTATTTGCTCCACCTTCGACTCCGccatcttcagctcctccagcaaaaGTGTCGCGAATGCGTTCGGCGTCGGTCTCGAAGTCTCCACGCTGTCGAGTTCCCTGTACATCATCGGTTATGCGTCCGGACCCTTGATCTGGGCCCCCATGTCGGAACTGCAAGGCCGTCGCTTACCCATCGTCATTGCGATGATGGGATTTGGTATCTTCAATATCGCTGTTGCCGTCGCGAAGGACTTGCAAACCCTCATGATCTCTCGTTTCTTCTGTGGTATCTTCGGCAGTTGTCCCCTGGCCGTCGTCGCCGCCGTCTTCTCCGATATTTACGACAATCGCACCCGTGGTGTCGCCATCGCCGTTTTCTCAAGCACCGTTTTCTTAGGCCCACTTATCGCGCCGTTCATTGGTGGGTTTATCAATATGTCCTATCTGGGCTGGCGGTACACTGCGTATATCCCGGCATTCATGGGGTTCTTTGCGTTCGCCCTGAACGTCTTCTTCCTAAAGGAATCATATCCCCCCGTCATCCTGATTAGCAAGGCCTCGGAACTACGCCGCCGCACCAAGAACTGGGGCATCCATGCCAAGcaggaggagatcgaggtCGACTTAAAAGACCTGATCATCAACAATTTCTCCCGTCCCTTGCGGTTGCTGATCAACGAACCGCTAATCCTCGCCGTGACGGTCTACCTCAGTTTTATCTATGGCTTGCTCTACTGTTTCCTGACGGCCTACACGCTGGTGTTCCAAGGGGTCCACGGCATGAACGCGGGTGTGGGTGGACTGCCCCTGTTTGGCATGGTCGTGGGCTTGTTTATTGCGGCGGGATACATCATTCTATCCAGCGGATCGTACAACAAAAAGCTCGAAGCCAACGGGGGCATCCCCGTTCCCGAATGGCGTCTTCCGCCGGTGATCCTCGCGGGAGCGCTCTTTGCGGCAGGCTTGTTCTGGTTCGGCTGGACGGGCTTTACTGATAGCATCCACTGGATTGTCCCGACCCTGAGCGGTCTCTTTACCGGCTTTGGGCTTctgatcatcttcatccagctgTTCAACTACCTCATTGATACGTATTTGATGTTCGCCGCCTCCGCCATCGCCGCCAACACCTTCGTTCGTTCCTTGGTCGCGTCCagctttcccctcttctctcGTCAAATGTTTAACAACATGGGGATCCAATGGGCCTCTACGCTCCTCGGCTGTCTGGCCGCGATCCTGGTACCCATTCccgttgctttcttcttcttcggcaagcGGCTGCGAATGAAGAGCAAGTATGCGCCCATCTACGAGAAAGCCGAGGAGCCGATGAGTGACGAGAATGAAATTGCCGCCGAGACCAATGGGCCCCTGAGGGAATAA